GAGCCATAAGCTGGAGCAGTTCAGACCGCTTAATCTCGCCACCGGAAAAACCGGAGTTGATGTCGCGATCCAGAAAATCAGTCATGTTGACGGTTTCAGCCAACAATTCGGGATTCACCTGCCCTTTTCGAGAGCACATCTGTACAAGATGGCGAGTACGCAGGCCGTGAATTGTCGGAGGCCGCTGAAAGGACATGCCTACACCGAGGCGAGCCCGTTCATACATGGGAGCGTCTGTAATATCCTGCCCCTTGAAATATATTTTACCCTTAGTCACATCGTATCCGGAAAAACCCATCAGGGACATGAGAAGAGACGTCTTGCCCGAACCATTGGGTCCGAACAGGATGAAAGTTTCCCCTTCGTTTATCTGGAGATTGATCCCCTTGAGGACCTCTTTATCGCCGATGTTGACATGCAAGTCTTCTATGGTCAGCATCTGTTCCCTCACTTTAAGTCATTATGCAAACTGGCTCATTACTTAACGGAGCCTTGGAAGTCCAGCGAATCGTACGAAAGCCGCAGGACACAACTCTTTCACTTGCTCCAGGCAAGCATTTGGATATACTCGTTTCGACCAAAGGAAGGATAAGCAATGGGAAAGAAGCGTATAAACAACCTTGGCGATCTCAAGCAGATCAAATTCGAGAAGAAAAAAGACGACGTCTACTCTCTTCCGTATGACAAAAATGAGCCTCAAAAAGAAAATGTCAACCCACAAAATGAACCTGCAGACGAAGAAGTGTTTATGGCCGCCATGCGTGGGGTAAAAAAAATGGATGGCGCAAGCGGCAGGCAAGTAACTCCTCAGGTGGAAACGGCTTCATCCCAGGTCATTTCCCCTGACGATGAAGCCAGAAATGACCTTCAACGATTTATGCGGGGCGATATCGAATTCGAACTCGAATATACGGACGAATTCATGTACGGCTATGTGCGTGGTCTGGATATCAAGATATTCCAGCAACTCAAGGCTGGGACGCTCAGCATAGCCACCCACCTCGACCTGCACGGCATGACCGCAGATCAAGCTCAGGAAAACCTACTTTTTTTCATTCGGGAAAGCTATCTTCAGGGCCATCGATGCGTTTTGATCGTAACAGGTCGTGGAAAGAACTCTCCGGGCGGTCAGTCGATCCTGCGGACCGGCATTGAAACATGGCTCACCAAGGAGCCACTTAGACGCGTTGTGCTGGCTTTTTGCACAGCTCAACCCAAAGACGGTGGCGCTGGAGCCTTGTACGTCCTGCTTCGCAAGCAGAAAAAAACGCAGGGGAAAATCAAGTGGGACACCATGGTCAATTGGGACGGCATCGACTAACAGTCTCTTTCATTCACAAAAAAGCCCCTCGTTCCAAAAAAACGAGGGGCTTTTGTTTTAAACTGAGGCTGCTGCTGCAGCATCTTCGACAGGCTGTTGGTCGACTCCGCCACCAACTCCAGACATATTCTTTGCAATGGCAAGTTCCTCTGCGGAGAATATCTTATTGATATCAATAATAATGATGAACTGTCCACTTTGACGCCCCATGCCCTTGATGTATTCGGCATTGATGGCCGCGCCCATCTTGGGAGCGGGTTCAATGGTATCCGGAGTCATCTCGAAAACCTCACGCACGGAATCAACCAAGGCACCCATGACCGTGAACTCACCTTCAAATTCGATCTCTACGATGATAATACACGTATCGACCGTATCTTCGCCCTTGGACATGCCCAATTTTAACCGCATATCCACAACCGGAACGGCATGGCCACGCAAATTGATGACACCACGCATGAACGGAGGCGTTCTTGGAATCTTGGTGATAGAAGTCAATTCCAGAACTTCCCGCACCGTCCCGATATCCAAAGCAAAAATTTCTTTACCCAAAGTGAAGGTCAAAAACTGATTGATATCTTCCAACGCTTCATCAACCATGGCAACCCCCTGATCAATTTATGTTTATTTTCATTTAGACTAATACAAAATGTCATTCGGACTTTGGGAAAAAGACCGCTTTTCCATGACTTCGTCAACCCTTATGTTGTTAATAATACACATTTACACAGAAAAACCATTATAAATATGCCCAGATGAACTATCCAAATGAACACGCCACACAATACGCAGAAGGATTCTCAAAAAAACCACCATGTTGGTAATTTTTTAAAAAAAATGATTGACACTCATCCCGGTCAAAGATAGTTACTCACTTCGCGTCGGGATGTAGCGCAGCCTGGTAGCGCACTTGACTGGGGGTCAAGGGGCCGTAGGTTCAAATCCTATCATCCCGACCAAATGATGAAATCCCCCACTGGACCGAGTAAAATCGGTCCGGTGTTTCATCGAATAGACCAGAAGCTGACGTAGCTCAATCGGTAGAGCGCGTCCTTGGTAAGGACGAGGTAGGCAGTTCAATCCTGCTCGTCAGCTCCATATATCTAAAACCGCTGATCGAAAGATCAGCGGTTTTTCTTTCGTTTTAAAAGCAAAATCAAACCATTATAATATGATTTTCCTATCTTCTAGTTTCCCTACCACCATCTATCCCCCATGCCCTGCTCACATCCTTCTTAACCCACTCGGATCAAAAGACTTACACATTATGCCAATCAATGATTGACACTCATCGCAGTCACATATAGTAACTCTCTTCGCGTCGGGATGTAGCGCAGCCTGGTAGCGCACTTGACTGGGGGTCAAGGGGCCGTAGGTTCAAATCCTATCATCCCGACCAAACGATGAAATCCCCCGCTGAAGCGAGTCAAATCGATCCAGTGCTTCATCGAAATAGACGGAATGCTGACGTAGCTCAATCGGTAGAGCGCGTCCTTGGTAAGGACGAGGTAGGCAGTTCAATCCTGCTCGTCAGCTCCATATAAAACAAGAAAATCGCCTTTCGAGAGAAAGGCGATTTTCTTGTTTTATATGTTTGACACTTTCCCCATGCGAACGATCCTATCGCAATCTGTCAGCATATATAAAAGAACTCAAAAATTGAGACTACCAGTTCTCGATACTATCGATGCAAAACTAGGGCATCCATTCAACAATGCCCTGGGCCGGTGCCCGATGTTTCCACTCCAAAAACTCAGTAAAATCGCGTACACCGTCACGAAGTACGGCTTGATAAACTTCGATGCTCATGACTTTCTGGTCATCTGGGATGTCGTTCTTTATCGCAAGGATAACCTGTCTGGTTTCGAAAGTTAACTTGGCAAGGATGGCATCAGCGACACGCTCAAAAT
The genomic region above belongs to uncultured Pseudodesulfovibrio sp. and contains:
- a CDS encoding Smr/MutS family protein, with protein sequence MGKKRINNLGDLKQIKFEKKKDDVYSLPYDKNEPQKENVNPQNEPADEEVFMAAMRGVKKMDGASGRQVTPQVETASSQVISPDDEARNDLQRFMRGDIEFELEYTDEFMYGYVRGLDIKIFQQLKAGTLSIATHLDLHGMTADQAQENLLFFIRESYLQGHRCVLIVTGRGKNSPGGQSILRTGIETWLTKEPLRRVVLAFCTAQPKDGGAGALYVLLRKQKKTQGKIKWDTMVNWDGID
- a CDS encoding chemotaxis protein CheW — encoded protein: MVDEALEDINQFLTFTLGKEIFALDIGTVREVLELTSITKIPRTPPFMRGVINLRGHAVPVVDMRLKLGMSKGEDTVDTCIIIVEIEFEGEFTVMGALVDSVREVFEMTPDTIEPAPKMGAAINAEYIKGMGRQSGQFIIIIDINKIFSAEELAIAKNMSGVGGGVDQQPVEDAAAAASV
- a CDS encoding ABC transporter ATP-binding protein, encoding MLTIEDLHVNIGDKEVLKGINLQINEGETFILFGPNGSGKTSLLMSLMGFSGYDVTKGKIYFKGQDITDAPMYERARLGVGMSFQRPPTIHGLRTRHLVQMCSRKGQVNPELLAETVNMTDFLDRDINSGFSGGEIKRSELLQLMAQQPDLVLFDEPESGVDMENMQLVGKVARDVLDGNYNITPDLSLRERKEQTKTAGLIITHTGYILDYVNADRGQVLYQGHLCCEGRPRDILDHIRQHGYQECVRCMN